Part of the Terriglobales bacterium genome is shown below.
CACGAACAGGTTATCGACGCTGAGCGACTCCTCGATCAGGTAGCCGGTGACGAACTCCAGCATCTTCGTCTTGCGCAGCTCCGGTTCCGGCCACCACAGATAGATACCGATGGCGAACAGCACCGCCAGGCTGATCCAGAAGGCGCTCCACGCCAGCGCCTCCTTGAACTCAATGACGTGCGACTTGCGGTGGAAGACCTTCAGGTCCAGGAACAGCATCAGGACCACGAAGGCGTTGAAGGCGATCCAGAAGGTGGTGGGTTCGGTCATCCGCGGCCGAGTCGGCTTCCCTCGTCATTGTAGCGGAAGGCCGCAGCCTACCCGCTGAGGGCTTCCCAGCCGCGGCGCCGCAGGTCCCAGAAGATGAACGCTCCTGCGACCGCACCCGTGAGCAGCAGCGCCGCGCCGCCCATCCGGTCGCCGAACAGCAGGCGTCCGACACCGAACAGCGCACCATACACCAGCGCGCAGCCGGCGATCCAGTCCGCCGCCGACCACCACAGGCTCTGCCGGGAAGCTTCCCCTTCCAGCCGGGCGATGGGCCTCCATCCGGCGCTCGCCGGCCGCACCCGTCGGTAGAACGCGCGCAGATGACCTTCGGGCTCGGGCGGCGTCAGAAACGTCACCGTCACCCATGCCAAGGTCGTGAAGCCCACGGTCAACACCATCAGCCAGGCGAATCCATGGGGATGGTTCGGGTCGAGCGGTCCCACGGGCAACTGCGGATCCCAGTCCCGAAGCTGCGCCGTCAGCGGCGTGGCCAGCCGCGACTGCAACACCAGCGACCAAACCGCCGCCGCTGACATCGCCGCCACCTCCGACCAGGCGTTGATGCGCCACCAGAACCAGCGCAGCATGAACACCGGGCCCGCCCCCGCACCCAGCGCGATGAGGAACTTCCACGCGCCTTCAAGCGACGTCATGAAGTACGTGGCCACACCCGCTGCCAGCGCTACCAGTACCGAGGCCGCGCGCGACGCCAGTACGTAATGCCGCTCGTCCGCGCCACGCCGCAGGAAACGCCGGTAGAAGTCGTTGACCAGGTAGCTGGCGCCCAAGTTGATGTGCGTGCTCACCGTCGACATGTAGGCCGCGGCGAAGCCCGCCAGCATCAGCCCGCGCAGGCTGGCCGGCAAATGGTCCACCATCACCCGCACATAAGCGGCCTCCGGGTCTTTCGCCTGCGGATACAGCACCACCGCTGCCAGCGCCGTGAGGATCCACGGCCACGGCCGCAATGCATAATGCGCCAGGTTGAACCATAGCGTCGCCGCGAGCGAATGCTTCTCGTCCTTCGCGGAAAAGATGCGCTGCGCCACGTAGCCGCCGCCGCCCGGCTCAGCACCGGGATACCAGCTCGCCCACCAGTTGACGCTGAGATAGACCACGAACATGGCGAACCACGCCGACTCCGGTCCCGGCAGGAAGCCGAGTGAATCGGCGCCGCGCGCCGCATCCATTTCCGCCACTCGCGCGGCGAGCGCTTCCACCCCGCCCACGGCTCGCACCGCCGCCACCGCCAGCGCGATCACCACGAACATGGCCAGGGCGAACTGCACCAGGTCCGTCCACAGCACAGCCCACAGCCCGCTGACCGTGGTGTAAATCATGGTCAGCGCCAGGCAGAACATCACCGCATGCAGGCGCTCGACGCCCAGCGTGATCTCCAAGATCTTGGCCATGGCCAGGTTCACCCAGCCGAGGATGATGGTGTTCACCGGCAGCGCGAAGTACAGCGCGCGGAAGCCGCGCAGGAACGCGGCCGGACGCCCGGCGTAGCGCAACTCGGCGAACTCCATGTCGGTGAGGACGCCGGCCCGCCGCCACAGCCGCGCAAAGAAGAACACGGTCAGCATCCCGCTCAGCGCCTGCCCCCACCACAGCCAGTTGCCCGCGATCCCGTAGCGGAACACCAGCCCGGTCACCACCAGCGGCGTGTCCGCAGCAAAGGTGGTCGCTACCAGCGACGTTCCCGCCAACCACCACGGCGCACGCCGTCCGCTGACGAAGTAGTCGGCCGTGCTGCCGCTGGCCCGCCGGTACCACCACAGCCCCACGCCCAGGTTGAGCGCGAAGTAGCCGACGATCACCGCCCAATCGAGCGCCGAGAGCTGCATGCAGCGAGACTAGAGGTTATTGCCACCTGCGGGAAGACACTTTCCGGATTCGTCGGTCTCCGCGGCAGCCCGCTCGATGGAAAAAGGAGGCACGGGATTCGCTTCGTGCCAGCCCGCTGACGGGGGGCGACGCCTTGTAGCCCAGCGCTTCAGCGCTGGGTCAGACGAGAAAAGACCTGCGCGCGACCGATGCCGGAGCGAAGCGATGGCGGAGCGAGCACGCAAAGCGAAATCATTGCCGCCCGCGCCGCTTCGCTTCCCAGTCCGCCCACAGGCCGAAGGTCTTCATCTGCTGCTCCAGGCCGCTCTCGCGCAGCAACTGCTCCACCTCGGCGCGTGACTGCCGGGGACCTACGCGCTCTTCGGCGTCCGCGATCGCAAAGGTCACTCCGGCCGCGATGGCCACGTGCTTCTTCAGCCGATCGAGGTCCACCTTGTCGAAAGTGTCCGAGCTGGCGTGGTAGTTGACCAGGTAGTTGGCTTCCTTTTGATTGGCCACCAGCGTCGGCACGCCTTCCAGCAGGAAATCGAAATTGTCCGTGCCCACGAAGGCGTCCGTGGTCAGCGTGGCGGCGTCCCATTCGCGGAACGGCGCGACCATGCGCTCGGCGGCGGCGACCACGTCTTTCCGCCCGCCCAGCGAGAAGCCGGTCACCTCGCCGATGCCGGTATCGAAAATCACAGCGGCCACTGCGTTATCCAGCTCGGCGCGATGCGCTGCCGCATAGGCCTTCGAACCCAGCAAGCCCTGCTCCTCGCCGGAAAACAAGATGAACCGGATGGAGCGCCGCGGCCTGACCCCGGACGCCTTGATGGCGCGCAGCACGTCCACGACCAGCGCCGCGTTGCAACCGTTGTCCAGCGCCCCCGTGCCCAGGTCCCACGAGTCCAGATGCGCCCCCAGCACCACGAACTCCTGGGGCTGCTCGCGCCCGCGGATCTCGGCCACCACGTTCGCAGTCGTGAACCCCGGCCCCACGCGATTGGGCAGGGAGAACTCAACTTCCACCTTTTTCCCCGCTTCCAGCAGGCGCGCGATGCGCAATCCGTCCTCGCGCGCCAGTTGCACCATGGGCAGGCGGTCGACGTTGCCGTCGCTGATATTGATGTGCCGATAGAGCAGATCGTGCTCGCGCGTGGAGATGTACGCAATGCCTGCCGCCCCGCCTCGTACCGCCGTCTCCACGATGGCCGGTGCGCGCAGATACTCGCCGAACAGGTCGGCCCACGTGCGCATCGGCTCGCTGCGCACCAGCAGCAACGCGCCACGGACATCCGTCGCCTTCGCAAGTTCCGCCGGACTGCCCTGCCCAACATCGACGACCCGTGCCCGGACCACACCCCGCGTCGGCGGCGACCACGCCATCGACACCGCCCGCACGCGGAAGCGCACCGGCGCTACGACTTCCACCTGTGTCGCGCCCTCCGACCACGCCACCGGCATGCTGAAATCTTCGCGATGCACGCTATCAGCACCGGTGGCCCGGAACGCATCCACGGCCCACTGGATCGCCTGGTCCATCGCCGGCGTCCCGGGCACCCGCCCGCCGATCTCGTCGGTCAGCCGCCGCAGGTTCTCGCCCAACGCCGAGGGCTTCAGCGCCTCATCGCGCACGCGCTCGACGTCACTCTGCGCCTGCGCTGCCGTCACCAGTGCAGCACACAGCAACACCCCAGTCACTGCCGTTCGTTTGAACATGGCGACGAATTAGAAACCAAGCAGGCGGAAAAATGAAGAGGAAGGAGGGACCAAGCTTCGCCCGGCACAGCCACTCACGCTCAGTGGCTAAATGCCAAGTGCCAATGGCTAACTGCTTATTGCTTATCGTTTATCGCTTATCGCTTTTTCACCGGAATCACCAGCTTCTCCGCCGTGTGCGTCGGGGAGAAGCTGGCCACCTTCACGTCCACGAGCCCCGCCGCCTTGCCGGCCGCGATGACGTCCATATCTTTGATCTCCGGCGTCCCCTTCGGACGGATCACCCAGATGGCGCCCGCCGGTTGCAGATATCTCTGGAGTGCGGCAAGCTTTTTCAACTCCGCGCGCCGCGTGGCGCTATAGAAGATGATGTCCAGCCCCTTCACCAGCCGCCGCGAGACCGGCTTCCGCAGCCGTTCTCTGAGCGTCGGCGCAAAGTCCGGGTCGCTCACGCCCAGAACGGCAACACACATCCCCGGCTTCACGCCCAGCTTGTCCATGAGGCTGGGCGGATTCTTGATCTTCGCCGCCCACTTCTCCGCCTGCGGCCCCAGCTCGAAGACGGCCGTTCCCTCGGCACACTTCACCAACAGGCGCCCGTCGCGGGCGGCTATGGACTTCATGCCCGCAAACGGGATACGCAGACCAAAATCGCCGCGGAACGCCAATTCATGGCTCTCCAGCCGCGCCTTGCCGAGCGACCAACGCCCGCCGAACTGCGCTTTACAGATGGCTTCCTGTCCCATTTTCACTCCCTCCGAAATACGATCGGCGTCGAATCCGGTTCCAGAACTCTTGAACCAGTGTTCTCCTCTGCTCTCTGGGCCGTTGCCGGGCCGCATGTTCCGGCACCGTCGTCGCCCGCCTTGTGCGGGCGGAACACAGTAGCCCAGGGCGGCGAGCGCGCGGAAGCGCAGCTTCCGCGCCGAGCAGGCCCTCGGTAAACTCGCCTCCTGATCGGCGTCCGGCGGACGAAGCCTGCCCTGCGCAGAAGCCGAAGGGAGCGTCAGCGAGGAGGCAATAGGAGGGCGCCCCTGAAAACGCTCCTTACGAGGAATGCGCTCCTACCGCTCGTCCAGCAACCGCACCGTCTCCAGCATCACTTCGCCGACAACCTGCAAACTCTTCGCGCTCAACTTGTCCCACGTGTCTTCCGGCGTATGGTGGAACACGTTGCCGTAGCCGTACTCGAAATCGATCAGATCGGCCACCGGCACGCCGGCATTGCGGAACGGCAGGTGGTCGTCCTCCACTGTGACCGCCCGTTGGAAGAAATACGACTGATACCCCAGGTTGGCCGCCGCCTGCTGCACCACATCCAGCAGCCAGGGCGTCGAGTTCAGATCGCGATCGATGTGCAGTTCCCGATCGCCCACCAGGTCGGCCAGCAGAAAGGCCTTGATCATCTTTACGGTTCCGTCTTTCGTCCAGCGCTCAGCCAGGCGGCGGCTGCCATACAGGCTGTCTGCAGCCGACCACTCCCGCACCGCCTCTTCCCCGTCCAGGAACGCCAGCCACACGCTGTAGCCCTTGCGCTTCTTGCCGCGCAGATGGTGGGCCAGCTCCAGCAGCAGGCCCGTGCTCGACCCGCCGTCGTTCGCGCCGACGTAATTCTTGAGCGGGTAGTTGGTCTCGTAATGCGTGGCCAGCACGATGATCCCGTCCTTCTCGCCCGGGAACTTGGCCACGAAGTTCCGCATGGGCAGAGGACCCGCAGGCGTCTGCGCCGTCCAGGCGTCTTCTTCCAGGTTGTCGCTCTTGAGTTGCCGGCGCAGGTAGGCTTCCACCTTGCGATGTCCTTCGCTGCCCGGAGGCCGCGGCCCGAACGCCACGATCTGGCGCACGTAACTCAGCGCGCGCTCGCCCTGGACGCGCGGCCGCACCACCGTCGTGGCCGGACGCTGTGTCGCTCCGAGGCCCGGACCCGGCTCAGACGCCGCCGGTTGCGCCGTAACAGTCTTGCTCGAGGATTCCCGGCGCTCCGGCTCCGCCTTGGTGCAGGCGGCGAGGCTCCCCAGGCACACCATCACTCCGAGCAAGCGCGCGCAGCTTCTCATGCCGCG
Proteins encoded:
- a CDS encoding sodium:solute symporter family protein yields the protein MQLSALDWAVIVGYFALNLGVGLWWYRRASGSTADYFVSGRRAPWWLAGTSLVATTFAADTPLVVTGLVFRYGIAGNWLWWGQALSGMLTVFFFARLWRRAGVLTDMEFAELRYAGRPAAFLRGFRALYFALPVNTIILGWVNLAMAKILEITLGVERLHAVMFCLALTMIYTTVSGLWAVLWTDLVQFALAMFVVIALAVAAVRAVGGVEALAARVAEMDAARGADSLGFLPGPESAWFAMFVVYLSVNWWASWYPGAEPGGGGYVAQRIFSAKDEKHSLAATLWFNLAHYALRPWPWILTALAAVVLYPQAKDPEAAYVRVMVDHLPASLRGLMLAGFAAAYMSTVSTHINLGASYLVNDFYRRFLRRGADERHYVLASRAASVLVALAAGVATYFMTSLEGAWKFLIALGAGAGPVFMLRWFWWRINAWSEVAAMSAAAVWSLVLQSRLATPLTAQLRDWDPQLPVGPLDPNHPHGFAWLMVLTVGFTTLAWVTVTFLTPPEPEGHLRAFYRRVRPASAGWRPIARLEGEASRQSLWWSAADWIAGCALVYGALFGVGRLLFGDRMGGAALLLTGAVAGAFIFWDLRRRGWEALSG
- a CDS encoding M20/M25/M40 family metallo-hydrolase — encoded protein: MFKRTAVTGVLLCAALVTAAQAQSDVERVRDEALKPSALGENLRRLTDEIGGRVPGTPAMDQAIQWAVDAFRATGADSVHREDFSMPVAWSEGATQVEVVAPVRFRVRAVSMAWSPPTRGVVRARVVDVGQGSPAELAKATDVRGALLLVRSEPMRTWADLFGEYLRAPAIVETAVRGGAAGIAYISTREHDLLYRHINISDGNVDRLPMVQLAREDGLRIARLLEAGKKVEVEFSLPNRVGPGFTTANVVAEIRGREQPQEFVVLGAHLDSWDLGTGALDNGCNAALVVDVLRAIKASGVRPRRSIRFILFSGEEQGLLGSKAYAAAHRAELDNAVAAVIFDTGIGEVTGFSLGGRKDVVAAAERMVAPFREWDAATLTTDAFVGTDNFDFLLEGVPTLVANQKEANYLVNYHASSDTFDKVDLDRLKKHVAIAAGVTFAIADAEERVGPRQSRAEVEQLLRESGLEQQMKTFGLWADWEAKRRGRQ
- a CDS encoding M28 family peptidase, translating into MRSCARLLGVMVCLGSLAACTKAEPERRESSSKTVTAQPAASEPGPGLGATQRPATTVVRPRVQGERALSYVRQIVAFGPRPPGSEGHRKVEAYLRRQLKSDNLEEDAWTAQTPAGPLPMRNFVAKFPGEKDGIIVLATHYETNYPLKNYVGANDGGSSTGLLLELAHHLRGKKRKGYSVWLAFLDGEEAVREWSAADSLYGSRRLAERWTKDGTVKMIKAFLLADLVGDRELHIDRDLNSTPWLLDVVQQAAANLGYQSYFFQRAVTVEDDHLPFRNAGVPVADLIDFEYGYGNVFHHTPEDTWDKLSAKSLQVVGEVMLETVRLLDER